In the genome of Paracoccus sp. MBLB3053, one region contains:
- a CDS encoding DUF421 domain-containing protein has protein sequence MQKQLSLLGDVALSAAAMYIAIVVLIRLSGKRTTSQMNNFDWVVTVSIGSLMSSGALMRDVSVLQAVTAISVLLGLQWLVTKVSTILPGFSDLIRADPAILVQDGRLCPATMRAERVTESEVQSAIRRAGCHKLDEVKWVILESDAAMSVIRRDEVGPAVPPPAEADPCR, from the coding sequence ATGCAAAAACAACTGAGCCTTTTGGGCGATGTCGCTTTGTCGGCTGCGGCCATGTATATCGCCATCGTGGTCCTGATCAGGCTCTCGGGCAAGCGGACGACTTCGCAGATGAACAATTTCGACTGGGTCGTCACCGTCTCGATCGGGTCGCTCATGTCTTCGGGCGCGCTGATGCGCGACGTCAGTGTCTTGCAGGCGGTGACGGCGATCAGCGTCCTTTTGGGGCTGCAATGGCTGGTGACCAAGGTTTCGACGATCCTGCCCGGGTTTTCCGATCTGATCCGCGCCGACCCAGCGATTCTGGTTCAGGACGGGAGACTTTGCCCGGCAACCATGCGCGCCGAACGGGTGACGGAATCGGAAGTTCAGAGCGCCATCCGGCGTGCTGGCTGCCACAAGCTGGATGAGGTGAAGTGGGTCATCCTGGAATCCGATGCAGCCATGAGCGTGATCCGTCGCGACGAGGTCGGGCCTGCGGTGCCGCCGCCCGCCGAAGCGGACCCCTGCAGGTAA
- a CDS encoding FadR/GntR family transcriptional regulator, whose translation MKQLQTSAEKPVFSTHSTRRIHGSIADWLGRQIVAGQLAEGQPVPKEMEFGDLAGVSRGAYREALRQVAAKGMLISRTRSGTRVATRENWTLLDPDVVRWFFESGTPPDWFITSIYELRAMVEPSAAALAAERRTEANLDAFRKALHAMRTCEMTETSWHQADASFHRSILRSSHNPVLVTLEAGICAAVAFTTAFRYRDMPNPHTRNPVEEHAAVFERIEAQDAAGARRLMSELVDTALLDTSGRTIFDLRQSAP comes from the coding sequence ATGAAGCAATTGCAGACCTCAGCAGAGAAGCCTGTCTTTTCAACCCATTCGACGCGGCGGATTCACGGCTCGATCGCCGATTGGCTGGGGCGCCAGATCGTCGCAGGTCAGTTGGCCGAAGGACAGCCGGTGCCGAAGGAAATGGAGTTCGGCGATCTGGCCGGGGTGTCGCGCGGCGCGTATCGCGAGGCGCTCCGCCAGGTCGCTGCCAAGGGGATGCTGATCAGCCGCACGCGCAGCGGGACGCGCGTAGCCACGCGCGAGAACTGGACATTGCTTGATCCCGATGTCGTGCGCTGGTTCTTCGAATCCGGAACCCCTCCGGATTGGTTCATCACCTCGATCTACGAATTGCGCGCGATGGTCGAGCCCTCGGCCGCAGCATTGGCCGCCGAGCGGCGGACCGAAGCGAACCTCGACGCATTTCGCAAGGCGTTGCATGCCATGCGCACCTGCGAGATGACCGAGACGAGCTGGCATCAGGCGGATGCCAGTTTTCACCGCTCGATCCTGCGCAGCTCGCATAACCCGGTGCTCGTCACGCTCGAGGCCGGTATCTGCGCAGCCGTCGCCTTTACCACGGCCTTCCGCTACCGCGACATGCCCAATCCCCATACCCGCAACCCGGTCGAGGAACATGCTGCCGTCTTCGAGCGGATCGAGGCGCAGGATGCGGCGGGCGCGCGCAGGTTGATGTCCGAACTGGTCGATACCGCCCTGCTCGACACATCGGGCAGGACGATCTTTGACCTCAGGCAGTCAGCGCCCTGA
- the arfA gene encoding arabinosylfuranosidase ArfA, with protein sequence MRINAAIHRDFTISDIDNRLYAAFIEHMGRAIYSGIYEPGHPQADGNGFRRDVAGFVRDLDIPAIRYPGGNFVSAYNWEDGIGPKENRPVRLDLAWRSKETNQVGINEFAGWANELGIDMMLAVNLGSRGIEEARNFMEYVNHPGGTYWSDLRRSHGVEKPYGVKMWCLGNEMDGPWQIGAKPAREYGRLADETAKALRAMTPDAELIVCGSSNDQMPTYPEWERSVLEECYEHVDYISLHKYFGNSSRDTLNFFGKIEETGRYINAIGGVIDFVKAKKRAKNDVHICFDEWNVWYHRREEDSQRWRTWDWPEAPDLLEENYTFEDTLFVAGLLNEFIRRSDRVKIACIAQLVNVIAPIRADKGGKAWRQSIYWPYQLASLYGRGTALRVAVDGPKYDCEVASDVDYLDISAVTKDGTVTIFAVNRHLTESVDLRLSLTGYPDAAIEFHKVIEGHDLMATNGPDAEPIAPVEGKGLAVQQGELGGKLAPLSYHVIRLKV encoded by the coding sequence ATGCGGATCAACGCCGCCATCCATCGTGATTTCACGATTTCCGATATCGACAACCGGCTATACGCGGCATTCATCGAACATATGGGCCGGGCGATCTATTCCGGCATCTACGAGCCGGGGCACCCGCAGGCCGACGGCAACGGCTTCCGCCGAGACGTGGCGGGCTTCGTGCGCGATCTGGATATTCCGGCGATCCGCTATCCGGGCGGCAATTTCGTTTCCGCCTATAACTGGGAGGACGGGATCGGGCCGAAGGAAAATCGTCCCGTGCGCTTGGATCTTGCCTGGCGCAGCAAGGAGACGAACCAGGTCGGCATCAACGAATTCGCCGGCTGGGCCAATGAGCTGGGCATCGACATGATGCTTGCGGTGAACCTTGGTTCACGCGGGATCGAGGAAGCCCGCAACTTCATGGAATATGTGAACCATCCGGGCGGGACCTATTGGTCCGATCTGCGCCGCAGCCATGGGGTGGAAAAGCCCTATGGCGTCAAGATGTGGTGCCTTGGCAACGAGATGGACGGGCCCTGGCAGATCGGTGCCAAACCTGCCCGCGAATATGGCCGCCTTGCCGACGAGACGGCCAAGGCGCTGCGCGCGATGACGCCGGATGCCGAACTGATCGTCTGCGGATCGTCGAACGACCAGATGCCGACCTATCCCGAATGGGAACGTTCGGTGCTGGAAGAATGCTACGAACATGTCGATTACATCTCGCTGCACAAATATTTCGGCAATAGCTCGCGCGATACCCTGAACTTCTTCGGCAAGATCGAGGAAACCGGTCGCTATATCAACGCGATCGGCGGCGTCATCGATTTCGTCAAGGCCAAGAAGCGGGCCAAGAACGACGTCCATATCTGCTTCGACGAGTGGAACGTCTGGTATCACCGCCGCGAGGAAGATTCCCAACGCTGGCGGACCTGGGACTGGCCCGAGGCCCCCGACCTGCTGGAAGAAAACTACACCTTCGAGGACACGCTTTTCGTCGCCGGTCTGCTGAACGAATTCATCCGCCGCTCGGACCGGGTGAAGATCGCCTGCATCGCGCAATTGGTGAACGTCATCGCGCCGATCCGTGCCGACAAGGGCGGCAAGGCATGGCGGCAGTCGATCTACTGGCCCTATCAGCTTGCCTCGCTTTACGGACGCGGCACGGCGCTGCGGGTCGCTGTGGACGGGCCGAAATACGATTGCGAGGTCGCTTCGGATGTCGATTACCTCGATATCAGCGCGGTCACCAAGGACGGCACCGTCACGATCTTCGCGGTCAACCGCCACCTGACCGAAAGCGTGGACCTGCGCCTGTCGCTGACAGGCTACCCCGATGCCGCGATCGAGTTCCACAAGGTGATCGAGGGCCATGACCTGATGGCCACCAACGGCCCGGATGCCGAGCCGATCGCGCCGGTCGAGGGCAAGGGTCTGGCGGTTCAACAGGGTGAGCTGGGCGGCAAGCTTGCGCCGCTTTCCTACCATGTCATCCGGTTGAAGGTCTGA
- a CDS encoding extracellular solute-binding protein, whose product MKLFTSVALAALLGGALPALAAQQEITWWDFFAGGDGARMKALIQEFNDENPDIKVKATTLEWGTPFYTKVRTSAAVGQGPDVMTYHLSRLPMGLKEGILTPITDADLQAAGLSQDDFYAAALAAAKGPDGTLYAVPFDIHSTVLFYNKDLLKGTPYLGEDGNLTGIDGLDSFEGALEAAKSNGSTAPLSYATGDDGGVYRVFYTLLAQQGGELISTDGQVLPGDSAEKAARAIEIMTKWTENGWQPEQALYEASVALFTSGKSAFFFNGAWEVPTMVDLSAKNELGFEWGVAEIPTLMGKQTNWADSHGWAVPIQGKSEMSAEKREAVMKLIGWMEKHSLDWAAAGHIPAYKPVASSPEFAAMKPNSNYAGLADRATYDPRSPAAGVASPTYDAAVNIIAPAIHGYMPPTEAVEQLKAELEKAMK is encoded by the coding sequence ATGAAACTGTTTACCTCGGTTGCACTGGCAGCACTTCTGGGCGGCGCATTGCCGGCCTTGGCGGCGCAGCAGGAAATCACCTGGTGGGATTTCTTCGCCGGTGGCGATGGCGCCCGGATGAAGGCGCTGATCCAGGAATTCAACGACGAGAACCCCGATATCAAGGTCAAGGCAACGACGCTGGAATGGGGCACTCCCTTCTATACCAAGGTGCGCACCTCGGCTGCCGTGGGGCAGGGGCCCGATGTCATGACCTATCACCTGTCCCGCCTGCCGATGGGGCTGAAGGAAGGCATCCTGACGCCGATCACCGATGCCGACCTGCAGGCAGCCGGTCTGTCGCAGGACGATTTTTACGCAGCTGCGCTGGCGGCGGCCAAGGGACCTGACGGCACGCTTTACGCCGTGCCCTTCGATATCCATTCGACAGTCCTGTTCTATAACAAGGACTTGCTCAAGGGAACGCCCTATCTGGGCGAAGACGGCAACCTGACCGGGATCGACGGGCTGGACTCTTTTGAAGGCGCGCTGGAGGCCGCCAAGTCGAATGGCTCGACCGCGCCACTGTCCTATGCCACCGGCGATGATGGCGGAGTGTACCGGGTCTTTTATACCCTGCTTGCGCAGCAGGGCGGTGAACTGATTTCGACGGACGGGCAGGTTTTGCCGGGTGACAGCGCCGAAAAGGCCGCGCGCGCCATCGAGATCATGACGAAATGGACCGAGAATGGCTGGCAACCGGAACAGGCGCTGTATGAGGCCTCGGTCGCGCTCTTCACCTCGGGCAAGTCTGCCTTCTTCTTCAACGGCGCGTGGGAGGTTCCCACGATGGTCGACCTTTCGGCCAAGAACGAGCTGGGCTTCGAATGGGGCGTGGCCGAGATCCCGACCCTGATGGGCAAGCAGACCAACTGGGCCGACAGCCATGGCTGGGCAGTGCCGATCCAGGGCAAATCGGAAATGTCCGCGGAAAAGCGCGAGGCCGTGATGAAGCTGATCGGCTGGATGGAGAAACATTCGCTGGACTGGGCGGCGGCGGGCCATATCCCGGCCTACAAGCCCGTCGCCTCGTCACCCGAATTCGCCGCGATGAAGCCCAATTCGAATTATGCCGGACTTGCCGATCGCGCGACCTATGATCCGCGCAGCCCGGCCGCCGGCGTTGCCTCGCCCACTTATGACGCGGCGGTCAATATCATCGCGCCCGCGATCCACGGCTACATGCCCCCGACCGAGGCGGTCGAGCAGCTGAAAGCCGAGCTGGAAAAGGCCATGAAGTAA
- a CDS encoding MFS transporter → MSDLSIGAYGTSTQENNVRKVVFASLVGSTIEWYDFFLYGVVAGIVFNKLYFPSDNETVSILLAYATFAVGFIARPLGGLVFGHFGDRIGRKTMLVITLLMMGGATVAIGLLPTYESIGILAPILLLVLRVLQGIGIGGEWGGAVLMAYEFAPKEKRGFYASIPQIGLSLGLFMASGVMALLTQLPDEAFLSWGWRSAFIASIILVGLGTWIRSNIGESPEFEKSRAESRARDQGLPFVDMLKRYPASVGLGMGARYIDGVFFNVFAVFSIVYLTKYAEPHMERSFALWTVCAAAVVMIFCIPFFGRLSDRIGRPKTYAIGSLLLTLSVFPAFALLASGNPALIILGIVLPFGIIYPMCYGPEAALFADLFDPSVRYTGVSFVYQFSGIFASGITPMIATALMAENNNDPFWLCAYVVFAGLVSMVSAILIGRRQRRT, encoded by the coding sequence ATGTCGGATCTGAGCATCGGTGCCTATGGCACCTCCACGCAGGAAAACAATGTAAGAAAGGTCGTCTTTGCCAGCCTCGTCGGCTCGACGATCGAATGGTACGATTTCTTCCTTTACGGCGTCGTCGCCGGTATCGTCTTCAACAAGCTGTACTTTCCGTCCGACAACGAAACTGTCTCGATCCTTCTGGCCTATGCCACCTTCGCCGTGGGCTTCATCGCCCGACCATTGGGCGGGCTGGTCTTCGGCCATTTCGGCGACCGTATCGGGCGCAAGACCATGCTCGTCATCACGCTTCTGATGATGGGCGGTGCGACGGTCGCGATCGGGCTTCTGCCGACCTACGAAAGCATCGGCATTCTGGCCCCGATCCTGCTGCTTGTGCTGCGGGTGCTGCAGGGCATCGGCATCGGCGGCGAATGGGGCGGGGCGGTCCTGATGGCCTATGAATTCGCGCCCAAGGAAAAGCGCGGCTTCTATGCCTCGATCCCGCAGATCGGCCTGTCCCTGGGGCTGTTCATGGCCTCGGGTGTCATGGCGCTCTTGACGCAACTTCCGGATGAGGCATTCCTGTCCTGGGGCTGGCGTTCGGCCTTCATCGCCTCGATCATCCTCGTTGGGCTGGGGACGTGGATCCGCAGCAATATCGGGGAAAGCCCGGAATTCGAGAAGTCCCGCGCCGAATCCCGCGCCCGCGATCAGGGCCTGCCCTTTGTCGACATGCTGAAGCGCTATCCGGCCAGCGTCGGGCTGGGCATGGGCGCGCGTTACATCGACGGCGTGTTCTTCAACGTCTTCGCGGTGTTCTCGATCGTCTACCTGACCAAATATGCCGAACCGCATATGGAGCGCAGCTTCGCACTGTGGACCGTTTGCGCGGCAGCCGTGGTGATGATCTTCTGCATCCCGTTCTTTGGCCGGCTTTCGGACAGGATCGGGCGGCCCAAGACCTATGCAATCGGCTCGCTCCTGCTGACGCTCAGCGTGTTCCCGGCCTTTGCGCTTCTCGCCTCGGGAAATCCGGCGCTGATCATTCTGGGGATCGTGCTGCCCTTCGGGATCATCTACCCGATGTGCTACGGCCCCGAAGCGGCGCTGTTTGCCGATCTCTTCGACCCCAGCGTGCGCTATACCGGCGTGTCCTTCGTCTACCAGTTTTCGGGGATCTTCGCCTCGGGAATCACGCCGATGATCGCAACCGCGCTGATGGCCGAAAACAACAACGATCCCTTCTGGCTCTGCGCCTACGTGGTCTTCGCGGGCCTCGTGTCGATGGTCAGCGCGATCCTGATCGGGCGTCGGCAGCGCCGCACCTGA
- a CDS encoding ABC transporter ATP-binding protein, whose product MSGVVLRNIRKSFGAVDIIKDVSLTVQKGEFGVFVGPSGCGKSTLLRMIAGLEDTSGGTIEIGGRDVTQVEPAKRGVAMVFQSYALYPHLSVAENMAFSLRLAKKSRAEREAKVREAARILQLTDHLEKRPAQLSGGQRQRVAIGRAIVREPEVFLFDEPLSNLDAELRVQMRLELSRLHNQIGATMIYVTHDQVEAMTLADDIFVLRGGVVQQSGAPLRLYDDPDNRFVAGFIGSPSMNFVTGTVTGHSATGVAVATEEGTLEAHLSERPGIGTKVILGIRPEHLVPSAVGLPVTVEMAEELGGNAYVHCRLASGVDIVFERRGLRDRLDGQRLMLAADPAQVHCFATDGLRLR is encoded by the coding sequence ATGTCTGGCGTTGTCCTTCGGAATATCCGCAAAAGCTTCGGGGCGGTCGATATCATCAAGGACGTGTCCCTGACCGTGCAAAAGGGTGAGTTCGGTGTCTTTGTCGGCCCTTCGGGCTGCGGGAAGTCGACGCTTCTGCGCATGATCGCGGGGCTCGAAGACACGTCGGGCGGCACGATCGAGATCGGCGGGCGGGACGTGACGCAGGTTGAGCCCGCCAAGCGCGGGGTCGCCATGGTCTTCCAGTCCTATGCGCTTTACCCGCATCTGAGCGTGGCCGAGAACATGGCCTTTTCCCTGCGGCTCGCGAAGAAATCGCGGGCCGAGCGCGAGGCGAAGGTGCGCGAGGCGGCTCGCATCCTGCAACTGACCGACCATCTTGAAAAGCGCCCCGCCCAGCTTTCGGGCGGGCAGCGCCAGCGCGTCGCCATCGGCCGCGCCATCGTGCGCGAGCCCGAGGTGTTCCTGTTCGACGAGCCGCTTTCGAACCTCGATGCGGAACTGCGTGTGCAGATGCGGCTGGAACTGTCGCGCCTGCACAATCAGATCGGCGCGACGATGATCTATGTCACGCATGACCAGGTCGAGGCCATGACGCTGGCCGATGACATCTTCGTGCTGCGTGGCGGCGTCGTGCAGCAATCGGGCGCGCCGCTCAGGCTTTACGACGACCCGGACAACCGCTTCGTCGCGGGGTTCATCGGAAGCCCTTCGATGAATTTCGTGACCGGCACCGTGACCGGCCACAGCGCCACCGGCGTGGCGGTCGCGACCGAAGAAGGGACGCTAGAGGCGCATCTCTCCGAGCGGCCCGGCATCGGGACCAAGGTGATCCTGGGGATTCGCCCCGAACATCTGGTTCCCTCGGCAGTCGGCCTGCCGGTTACGGTCGAGATGGCCGAGGAACTGGGGGGCAACGCCTATGTCCATTGCCGCCTCGCCTCGGGGGTGGACATCGTTTTTGAACGCCGGGGGCTGCGCGACCGGCTGGATGGCCAGCGCTTGATGCTGGCCGCCGACCCCGCGCAGGTCCATTGTTTCGCGACGGACGGCCTGCGTCTGCGCTGA
- a CDS encoding carbohydrate ABC transporter permease, whose translation MAMIRNQRRHRLVAYSLILPFVAIFALVFAYPIVEVIRLSFTNATLIGGGEWVGLQNYRELLADRLFYTSLKNNGYFVLLTVIPTTAIALGIALMVQRLSGRLQALALALFFLPYILPVSVVTQIWAWMLDFQFGILQPVLELIAGKPVPVFKNPHWVMPMVALVTIWWTNGFNVLLFLAGLRNIPQDLYEASALDGANRRQQFTRVTWPLLWPVVALVLTLQLILQLKLFDQVYLLSEGGPFNSSYVLLLMVYREAFQQNHGGYAAAISLVVFLLIVTVSVLQYQLLRIRGRK comes from the coding sequence ATGGCGATGATACGCAACCAGCGACGCCACCGGCTTGTCGCCTATTCCCTGATCCTGCCCTTCGTTGCCATCTTCGCGCTGGTCTTCGCCTATCCGATCGTCGAGGTTATCCGCCTGAGTTTCACGAATGCCACGCTGATCGGCGGCGGAGAATGGGTCGGGCTGCAGAACTATCGCGAGCTGCTTGCCGACAGGCTTTTCTACACCTCGCTCAAGAACAACGGCTATTTCGTCCTGCTGACGGTCATCCCCACCACCGCCATTGCCCTTGGCATCGCGTTGATGGTGCAAAGGCTTTCAGGGCGGCTTCAGGCGCTGGCGCTGGCCCTTTTCTTCCTGCCCTATATCCTGCCGGTCTCGGTCGTGACGCAGATCTGGGCCTGGATGCTGGATTTCCAGTTCGGCATCCTGCAGCCCGTGCTGGAGCTGATCGCGGGCAAGCCGGTCCCGGTCTTCAAGAACCCGCATTGGGTCATGCCCATGGTCGCGCTGGTCACGATCTGGTGGACGAACGGCTTCAATGTGCTGCTGTTCCTTGCCGGGCTGCGCAATATCCCACAGGATCTGTATGAGGCCTCGGCACTGGACGGCGCGAACCGTCGCCAGCAATTCACCCGCGTCACATGGCCCTTGCTGTGGCCGGTCGTGGCCCTGGTCCTGACGCTGCAACTGATCTTGCAACTTAAGCTTTTCGATCAGGTCTACCTGCTGTCCGAAGGCGGGCCGTTCAATTCGAGCTATGTCCTGCTCTTGATGGTCTATCGCGAGGCCTTCCAGCAGAACCACGGCGGCTATGCGGCGGCGATCTCGCTGGTGGTCTTCCTGCTGATCGTGACGGTTTCGGTCCTGCAATATCAGCTTCTGCGCATCAGGGGGCGGAAATGA
- a CDS encoding carbohydrate ABC transporter permease, which yields MTAQRRIENWALTALTLVAGAIWIFPLYWAFVTSIRTENRVVSDQAGLLPDEFNLSAYHDALFNSSLVHWYVNSIGTSLIITATVLVTGMMCAYAISQMQFPGRRLLYAIVLGSFMVPAQVLVVPQFMLMNDLGLINKWGGIILPQLVVPVVIIVYKQFFDAVPKEMKEAVVLDGGGDYTLLFRVYLPLNWGITTALAIITFISSWNAFLWPFLVITTENMMTIPVGLTQVNDAFGVAYARVMSVALLGAAPVAIAYLIFQKRVTEAVMISSGVKG from the coding sequence ATGACGGCTCAAAGACGCATCGAGAACTGGGCGCTGACCGCGCTGACGCTGGTTGCCGGCGCGATCTGGATCTTTCCGCTTTACTGGGCCTTCGTGACCTCGATCCGCACGGAAAACCGGGTCGTATCGGATCAGGCGGGGCTCTTGCCCGATGAATTCAACCTGAGCGCCTACCATGATGCGCTGTTCAATTCGAGCCTGGTCCATTGGTATGTGAACTCGATCGGGACGTCGCTCATCATCACGGCCACGGTGCTTGTGACCGGGATGATGTGCGCCTATGCCATCAGCCAGATGCAGTTTCCCGGTCGTCGGCTGCTTTACGCAATCGTGCTGGGCAGCTTCATGGTGCCTGCACAGGTCCTGGTCGTGCCGCAATTCATGCTGATGAACGATCTTGGCCTGATCAACAAATGGGGCGGGATCATCCTGCCGCAGCTGGTCGTGCCTGTGGTCATCATCGTATACAAGCAATTCTTCGACGCCGTGCCCAAGGAGATGAAGGAGGCAGTCGTTCTGGACGGCGGCGGCGATTACACCCTGCTCTTCAGGGTCTATCTGCCGCTGAACTGGGGCATTACCACGGCGCTTGCGATCATCACCTTCATTTCCTCGTGGAACGCCTTCCTGTGGCCTTTCCTGGTGATCACGACCGAGAACATGATGACGATCCCGGTCGGGCTGACTCAGGTGAACGATGCCTTTGGCGTGGCCTATGCGCGGGTGATGTCGGTGGCGCTGCTCGGCGCGGCGCCGGTCGCCATCGCCTATCTGATCTTCCAAAAACGCGTGACCGAGGCCGTCATGATCTCGTCCGGGGTCAAGGGCTGA
- a CDS encoding IclR family transcriptional regulator, with translation MDQSRDTSTTAPSLRHLQIIEVVANAARPLTATEINTSLGLPKPTIHRLVAHLESEGYLSRYLDGRSYLPGPRLREMMLGVLRSGEHHLPRREVLMRLHESIGETCNLSIPDGDAMIYVDRVETQWPLRIALKVGSRVPLHATAAGKAALAQMEAAEFARYLGKARLTSHTPQTVTDPETLRREIEAIRERGHATDCEEFIPGMIAIAVPVFDPGKRFCATISFHAPLQRTTLEMGLTYLPALRHAADSLSDLVI, from the coding sequence ATGGACCAAAGCCGCGATACCAGCACGACCGCACCCAGCCTGCGGCATCTGCAGATCATCGAGGTCGTCGCGAACGCCGCCCGCCCTTTGACCGCGACCGAGATCAACACGAGCCTTGGCCTGCCCAAGCCAACGATTCACCGGCTTGTCGCCCATCTCGAATCCGAGGGGTACCTGTCGCGCTATCTCGACGGGCGCAGCTATCTGCCGGGGCCCCGCCTGCGCGAGATGATGCTGGGCGTCCTGCGTTCGGGTGAGCATCACCTGCCGCGCCGCGAAGTGCTGATGCGGCTTCATGAAAGCATCGGCGAGACCTGCAACCTGTCGATCCCCGACGGCGATGCGATGATCTATGTCGACAGGGTCGAGACCCAATGGCCGCTTCGGATCGCGCTGAAGGTCGGCTCGCGCGTGCCGCTGCATGCGACCGCCGCCGGCAAGGCGGCGCTGGCGCAGATGGAGGCGGCGGAGTTCGCGCGCTATCTTGGCAAGGCGCGGCTGACCAGCCATACCCCGCAGACCGTGACCGATCCCGAGACCTTGCGCCGCGAGATCGAGGCGATCCGGGAACGCGGCCATGCCACCGATTGCGAAGAGTTCATCCCCGGCATGATCGCGATCGCGGTCCCCGTCTTCGATCCCGGGAAGCGGTTCTGCGCGACGATCTCGTTCCACGCGCCGTTGCAGCGCACGACCTTGGAGATGGGCCTGACCTATCTGCCCGCCCTGCGCCATGCCGCCGACAGCCTGTCGGATCTGGTGATCTAG